A single window of Chlamydiales bacterium DNA harbors:
- a CDS encoding tyrosine transporter, translated as MGHVLGGALLIAGTTIGVGMLALPVATGPAGFLPSVSVYILTWLFMLCTGLLMLEVCTWMPKDSNLITMATRLLGKTGRYVCWAVYLFLFVTVMIAHVAGGGSVMNELIGGKLPEWAAMLIYVVAFSPVVYLGAHSVDRLNLGLMIGVIGSYLLFIFVSYSHVNVQLLTYTSWTKAWLALPVLFTAFTYQVIIPTLMTYMDRNVKRVRLAILFGTTIPLVVYLVWEFVILGIVPVEGPGGLIEAGALGHNAVMPLKHYVGSSSLFSIGKYFAFFTLTTSYIALALAFLDFLADGLKMQKKGIKKVFLCLLIFVPPTIIALINPNIFLKSLSYAGGISCAILFGLFPPLMAWIGRYKKGLGEKGKELVPGGRVFLTMLLIFVAFELAIEISQEILKL; from the coding sequence ATGGGTCACGTACTCGGAGGAGCTCTCCTCATCGCAGGAACCACAATTGGAGTGGGAATGCTTGCCCTACCAGTTGCAACAGGGCCTGCCGGATTTCTCCCTTCCGTCTCCGTCTACATACTCACCTGGCTATTCATGCTCTGCACAGGCCTTCTCATGCTCGAAGTCTGCACATGGATGCCAAAAGACTCTAACTTGATCACCATGGCAACCCGCCTTCTCGGCAAGACAGGTAGATATGTCTGCTGGGCGGTCTACCTCTTTCTTTTCGTGACGGTGATGATCGCTCACGTCGCAGGGGGTGGAAGCGTGATGAACGAGCTCATCGGCGGAAAACTCCCCGAGTGGGCTGCGATGCTCATCTACGTAGTTGCTTTTTCACCTGTTGTTTATCTTGGAGCACACTCTGTAGACCGTTTAAACCTCGGCCTCATGATCGGAGTGATCGGCTCCTACCTGCTCTTTATCTTTGTATCTTATAGCCACGTCAACGTTCAGCTGCTTACCTATACAAGCTGGACCAAAGCTTGGCTTGCGCTTCCTGTACTGTTCACAGCCTTCACCTATCAGGTGATCATCCCAACACTGATGACCTACATGGATCGAAATGTGAAGAGAGTGCGCCTCGCAATTCTCTTTGGAACCACGATCCCTCTCGTCGTCTACCTGGTCTGGGAGTTCGTGATCCTTGGAATCGTTCCTGTTGAAGGCCCTGGAGGCCTGATCGAAGCTGGAGCACTCGGCCATAACGCCGTGATGCCGCTTAAGCACTACGTTGGAAGCTCGTCGCTCTTCTCAATCGGGAAGTACTTCGCCTTTTTCACCCTCACAACTTCCTACATCGCTCTTGCACTTGCCTTTTTAGACTTCTTGGCAGACGGCTTGAAGATGCAGAAAAAGGGGATCAAAAAGGTCTTCCTCTGCCTCTTGATCTTCGTTCCTCCAACGATCATCGCACTGATCAACCCCAATATCTTCCTGAAGTCGCTTAGCTATGCGGGCGGGATCAGCTGCGCAATCCTATTCGGTCTCTTTCCCCCACTCATGGCGTGGATTGGAAGATACAAAAAAGGACTTGGAGAAAAGGGCAAAGAGCTCGTTCCTGGCGGACGCGTCTTTTTAACAATGCTCCTGATCTTCGTCGCGTTTGAACTTGCGATCGAGATCAGCCAAGAGATCCTCAAGCTCTAA